A genomic segment from Sphingopyxis sp. DBS4 encodes:
- a CDS encoding SDR family oxidoreductase produces the protein MNLQDMFGLDGRIALVTGGSRGIGKMIVEGYLAAGCARVYISARKTAQIEEAVADFETRYPGKVIGLPVDLSTVEGCRALAKELEAREERLDILVNNAGAAWGEPFEGFPEAGWDKVMDINVKSPFFLTQALHGLLKAAGTADRPAKVINIGSIDGLRLNPWETYSYHASKAAILYLTKRLAARLVTDHILVTAIAPGAFQSDMNKAARDHGDAVAKSIPVKRIGNPEDMAGAAIFLASKAGDYVVGDTIAVDGGLVHGDLKTSIDA, from the coding sequence ATGAATCTTCAGGACATGTTCGGCCTCGATGGCCGCATCGCACTCGTCACCGGCGGCTCGCGCGGCATCGGCAAGATGATCGTCGAGGGCTATCTCGCCGCGGGCTGCGCGCGCGTCTATATCTCGGCGCGCAAGACCGCGCAGATCGAGGAAGCCGTTGCCGATTTCGAAACGCGCTATCCGGGCAAGGTCATCGGGCTTCCCGTCGACCTCTCGACCGTCGAGGGTTGCCGCGCGCTCGCCAAGGAACTCGAAGCGCGCGAGGAACGCCTCGACATCCTCGTCAACAACGCGGGCGCCGCGTGGGGCGAGCCGTTCGAGGGCTTCCCCGAGGCGGGCTGGGACAAGGTGATGGACATCAACGTCAAGTCGCCCTTCTTCCTGACGCAGGCGCTCCACGGCCTGCTCAAGGCTGCGGGCACCGCCGACCGTCCGGCGAAGGTCATCAACATCGGCTCGATCGACGGTCTGCGCCTCAATCCGTGGGAGACCTACAGCTACCACGCGTCGAAGGCGGCGATCCTTTATCTCACCAAGCGCCTCGCGGCGCGGTTGGTCACCGATCATATCCTCGTCACCGCGATCGCGCCGGGCGCCTTCCAGTCGGACATGAACAAGGCCGCGCGCGACCATGGCGATGCCGTGGCGAAAAGCATTCCGGTCAAGCGCATCGGCAATCCCGAGGACATGGCGGGCGCCGCGATCTTCCTCGCGTCGAAGGCGGGCGACTATGTCGTCGGCGACACGATCGCGGTCGACGGCGGGCTGGTGCACGGCGACCTCAAGACCAGCATCGACGCCTGA
- a CDS encoding acyl-CoA dehydrogenase family protein, protein MPLYHNDDQAMLKDSVAPFVAEQAPVAHLRQLRDSADATGFSRDLWAQFTEMGLPGMLVPEAHGGLGMGHMEAGIVLEEIGRNLTPSPFLATSVGAVAALAKAGGTQAGRWLPAIASGEAIVALAIDEGAKHRPDRIATTATRAGNGFRLDGKKSFVLHGHVADMSIVAAKTDGGITLFAVPKDAKGLTADPRRLVDSSLASHVTLDGVEVDADAVIGEVDAGGDILDALLAATRTGAAAEMVGVGQGAMDRTVTYLKERKQFGKLIGEFQGLQHRAAHLYGEMEVARATVMKAQQLLDEGSEGAKLMVSVAKAKAGRAANLAVREGVQMHGGIGMTDEYDIGLYMKRDRALAEYMGDVHYHIDQVARMNGY, encoded by the coding sequence CAAGGACAGCGTCGCGCCCTTCGTGGCCGAGCAGGCGCCGGTCGCGCACCTCCGCCAGCTTCGCGACAGCGCCGACGCCACCGGCTTCTCGCGCGACCTCTGGGCCCAGTTCACCGAAATGGGCTTGCCCGGCATGCTCGTTCCCGAAGCGCACGGCGGGCTCGGCATGGGGCATATGGAGGCGGGCATCGTGCTCGAGGAGATCGGCCGCAACCTGACCCCGTCGCCGTTCCTCGCGACCAGCGTCGGCGCGGTCGCCGCACTCGCGAAGGCGGGCGGCACGCAGGCGGGCCGCTGGCTCCCCGCGATCGCCAGCGGCGAAGCGATCGTCGCGCTCGCGATCGACGAAGGCGCCAAGCACCGCCCCGACCGCATCGCCACCACCGCGACCCGCGCCGGCAACGGCTTCCGCCTCGACGGCAAGAAGAGCTTCGTGCTTCACGGTCATGTCGCCGACATGAGCATCGTCGCGGCGAAGACCGACGGCGGGATCACTTTGTTCGCGGTGCCGAAGGATGCGAAAGGCCTGACCGCCGATCCGCGCCGCCTCGTCGACTCGAGCCTCGCGAGCCACGTCACCCTCGACGGGGTCGAAGTCGATGCCGATGCGGTGATCGGCGAGGTCGATGCCGGCGGCGACATCCTCGACGCTTTGCTCGCCGCCACCCGCACCGGCGCTGCGGCCGAAATGGTCGGCGTCGGTCAGGGCGCGATGGATCGGACCGTCACCTACCTCAAGGAACGCAAGCAGTTCGGCAAGCTGATCGGCGAGTTCCAGGGCCTCCAGCACCGCGCCGCGCATCTCTATGGCGAAATGGAGGTCGCGCGCGCCACGGTGATGAAGGCGCAGCAACTGCTCGACGAAGGTAGCGAGGGCGCGAAGCTGATGGTCTCGGTCGCCAAGGCGAAGGCCGGCCGCGCCGCCAACCTCGCGGTGCGTGAGGGCGTGCAGATGCACGGCGGCATCGGCATGACCGACGAATATGACATCGGCCTCTATATGAAACGCGACCGCGCGCTCGCCGAATATATGGGCGATGTGCATTATCACATCGACCAGGTTGCGCGGATGAACGGCTACTGA